In one Hypanus sabinus isolate sHypSab1 chromosome 11, sHypSab1.hap1, whole genome shotgun sequence genomic region, the following are encoded:
- the gtpbp3 gene encoding tRNA modification GTPase GTPBP3, mitochondrial, producing MVQFSCAVSHGELSICHLDLLLKIVQLIEIHESNRLLIFFKQRTLHASFLKTQCSDSHERRTIFALSSGHGKCGVAVIRVSGPASRDALSSLTGQRPLPPARAAVIRPLLDPRSGERLDVALVLWFPEPRSFTGEDCCEFHVHGGSAVVSGVLQSLGSLPGLHPAEAGEFTKRAFQNGKLDLTEVEGLGDLIHAETEAQRRQALRQMAGDLGQLFHAWSERLTQCLAHSEAYIDFSEDDNIEDGVLDTVDSEVRALQREMDSHLCDSRRGERLREGVHVVIVGVTNAGKSSLLNAVCQKPTAIVSPVAGTTRDVVETALNIGGYPVLLSDTAGLRETSDTVEQEGMRRARQRLKQADVVVVVVDTTELPTNMTDAVHFLQDYLNKVVLHKSNEELDISSPRLEDWIVVCNKIDLVQVEDFKQLPKIHKEHGLPQVCMLSCKTGCGFDDFLHLLRERVEKMCGNPLVGNPSLTQARHRLHLQNCTQYLKQYHQNRDLDIVLATEYLRMALRQLGKITGKIGVEEILEIVFRDFCIGK from the exons ATGGTTCAATTCAGTTGTGCTGTTTCTCATGGTGAATTATCCATTTGTCACCTAGATTTGCTCCTGAAAATTGTTCAGTTGATTGAGATTCACGAGAG TAATAgacttttaatttttttcaaaCAGCGTACTCTCCATGCCAGTTTTCTGAAGACACAATGCTCAGACTCCCATGAGAGAAGGACCATTTTTGCACTGAGCTCAGGTCATGGCAAGTGTGGGGTAGCTGTTATCCGAGTGAGTGGCCCTGCTAGTCGGGATGCACTCAGCTCTCTGACTGGCCAGAGACCTCTACCCCCAGCCAGGGCTGCGGTCATCAGGCCATTGCTGGACCCCAGGTCAGGGGAGCGTCTGGATGTGGCCCTGGTATTGTGGTTTCCAGAACCGCGCAGTTTTACTGGAGAGGATTGCTGTGAGTTTCACGTCCATGGTGGATCAGCAGTAGTCAGTGGAGTTCTTCAATCTCTGGGAAGTTTACCTGGGCTGCACCCAGCTGAAGCAGGGGAATTCACTAAACGTGCTTTTCAGAATGGGAAACTGGACTTGACAGAGGTGGAGGGTTTAGGAGATCTCATTCATGCAGAGACAGAAGCCCAAAGAAGGCAGGCATTGAGGCAGATGGCTGGTGACCTGGGACAGCTCTTTCATGCATGGAGTGAGAGGCTAACTCAATGCCTGGCTCATTCAGAAGCTTACATTGATTTCAGCGAAGATGACAACATTGAGGATGGAGTACTGGATACCGTTGACAGTGAAGTGCGAGCATtgcagagagaaatggacagtcaccTGTGTGACAGTCGCCGAGGCGAGAGACTGAGGGAGGGAGTTCATGTTGTGATTGTCGGGGTGACAAATGCTGGGAAAAGTAGCCTTttgaatgcagtctgtcagaagcCAACTGCCATAGTCTCACCTGTAGCCGGAACAACACGAGATGTCGTGGAGACAGCCCTTAACATTGGGGGGTACCCTGTACTTTTGAGTGACACAGCAGGACTCCGTGAGACATCTGACACTGTGGAGCAAGAGGGCATGAGGCGAGCGCGGCAGAGGCTAAAGCAGGCAGATGTTGTGGTTGTGGTAGTGGATACCACAGAGCTCCCAACAAACATGACTGATGCTGTCCATTTTCTCCAAGATTATCTGAACAAAGTAGTTTTGCATAAATCTAATGAGGAGTTGGATATATCCAGCCCAAGACTGGAAGACTGGATTGTAGTTTGTAATAAAATAGATCTGGTTCAGGTGGAAGATTTCAAACAGCTGCCCAAAATCCATAAAGAACATGGACTGCCTCAGGTGTGCATGCTGTCATGTAAAACCGGCTGTGGTTTTGATGACTTTCTACATCTCCTTAGGGAAAGAGTTGAAAAGATGTGTGGGAACCCCTTGGTTGGAAATCCTAGTCTGACACAAGCCCGTCATCGACTGCACCTCCAGAACTGTACCCAATATCTAAAGCAGTATCACCAGAATCGAGATTTGGACATTGTCCTGGCCACAGAGTATCTGAGAATGGCACTGAGACAACTGGGAAAGATCACTGGAAAAATTGGAGTTGAAGAAATCCTAGAAATTGTGTTCAGGGATTTTTGTATTGGTAAATAA